GAGAACGGCGCCGGCAAATCCACCCTGATGAAGGTGCTCAGCGGGGTCTACCCGCACGGCAGTTTCGGGGGGACGATCACGATCGACGGAGAGCCGGTCGCGTACGGCTCGATCAACGACAGCGAACGCGACGGCGTCGTCATCATCCACCAGGAACTGGCGCTCAGCCCGTACCTCTCGATCGCGGAGAACATCTTCCTCGGCAACGAGGTGCAGCGCGGCGGGGTGATCGACTGGAACAAGACGAATCTCCAGGCCACCGAACTGCTCGCCCGGGTAGGCCTGCAGGAGAACGCCGCCACCAGGGTGCTCGAACTGGGTGTGGGCAAGCAGCAGCTCGTGGAGATCGCCAAGGCGCTGTCCAAGGAGGTCAAGATCCTCATCCTCGACGAGCCGACCGCTGCCCTGAACGACGACGACTCCGCGCACCTGCTGGATCTGATCGAGCAGCTGCGGACCCAGGGCATCACGTCGATCATCATCTCCCACAAGCTCAAGGAGATCCGGGCGATCGCCGATACCGTCACCGTCATCCGTGACGGGCAGACCATCGAGTCCTTCCCTGTGGTGGACAGCGACGACATCGAGACCCGCATCATCCGCGCCATGGTGGGGCGTCCGCTGGACCATCAGTTCCCGCCGCGTGAACCGGACATCGGCGAGGAGAAGTTCCGGGTCGAGGACTGGTCCGTGCACCACCCCATCGACGTGGAGCGGGTCGTGGTGGACCGTGCGTCCTTCCACGTACGTGCCGGCGAGATCGTCGGTTTCGCAGGTCTCATGGGCGCGGGCCGCACGGAACTCGCCATGAGCATCTTCGGGCGGTCCTACGGGAGCGGGATCTCGGGCCGGGTCTACAAGGACGGCGTGGAGATCCACACACGTACCGTCGGTGAGGCGATCCGCAACGGGATCGCCTACGTCACCGAGGACCGCAAGCGCTACGGCCTGAACCTGATCGGCAGCATCACGGTCAACGTCTCGGCTGCCGCGCTCGGCAAGCTCGCGCGCCTGGGGATCATCGACCGGCACAGGGAGTACACCGTCGCGGACGAGTACCGCAAGCAGATGAACATCAAGACGCCGAGTGTCTCCTCCGTGGTGGGCAACCTCTCCGGCGGGAACCAGCAGAAGGTCGTCCTCAGCAAGTGGATCTACTCCGGACCGGACGTGCTGATCCTCGATGAGCCCACGCGCGGGATCGACGTCGGCGCCAAGTACGAGATCTACGGAATCATCAACGAGATGGCCGCCCAGGGCAAAGCGGTGATCGTCATCTCCAGCGAGCTACCCGAACTGATCGGTCTCTCGGACCGCATCTACACCATTGCGGAAGGCAAGCTGAC
This genomic interval from Arthrobacter agilis contains the following:
- the mmsA gene encoding multiple monosaccharide ABC transporter ATP-binding protein, which translates into the protein MSDVILKMDGIVKEFNGIRALDGVSVSVERGEVHAICGENGAGKSTLMKVLSGVYPHGSFGGTITIDGEPVAYGSINDSERDGVVIIHQELALSPYLSIAENIFLGNEVQRGGVIDWNKTNLQATELLARVGLQENAATRVLELGVGKQQLVEIAKALSKEVKILILDEPTAALNDDDSAHLLDLIEQLRTQGITSIIISHKLKEIRAIADTVTVIRDGQTIESFPVVDSDDIETRIIRAMVGRPLDHQFPPREPDIGEEKFRVEDWSVHHPIDVERVVVDRASFHVRAGEIVGFAGLMGAGRTELAMSIFGRSYGSGISGRVYKDGVEIHTRTVGEAIRNGIAYVTEDRKRYGLNLIGSITVNVSAAALGKLARLGIIDRHREYTVADEYRKQMNIKTPSVSSVVGNLSGGNQQKVVLSKWIYSGPDVLILDEPTRGIDVGAKYEIYGIINEMAAQGKAVIVISSELPELIGLSDRIYTIAEGKLTGELDRAHASQEELMRYMTAARNEGAQAS